Below is a genomic region from Atribacterota bacterium.
CCAAGGGTTTTATTTTTTTAATGTCCATATCAATTCCTCCTTAAATGATTTTTAAATTATTTAGCACTCTCATTATGAGAGTGCTAAAATTACCTTTACTATATTATATAATGTAATAGTATTTTGCAAACACTATATTATGTCATATTAAGTTGTATTTACTTTTTTTTCACCTCTATAATGTGATATCTTTCAATATATCCTTTTTTATCTACTTATCTATCTTTTTTAAGTATATACATCTATATCAAAAGAATCCTGAAAACCTTTTAATAATTTAAAATATCCTACAACAGCAATCATAGCAGCATTGTCAGTACATAATTCCCTTGAAGGAAAATATATATTTAATTTATTCTTTTTTCCTGCATCTAACATTAATTTTCTTAGACATTCGTTTGCCGTAACCCCTCCGCCCAAGATTATGTTTTCAATATTGTATTTTTTTGCAGCTAACAATGTTTTTGATATTAAAGTATCAAATACGGCTTTTTGGAAAGAAGCACATATATCTTCTAAGGGTAACTTATTATCAAATTTTCTTACTTTATTTACATAATAAATTACAGCTGTTTTTAAGCCACTAAAACTAAAATCAAAATTTGAAGCACTTATTAGCGGTCTGGGAAAATCAATGGCATCATCTTTGCCTTTTAAAGATAATTCTTCAATTACTGGTCCTCCCGGATAACATAAATTTAAATATTTGGCTACCTTATCAAAGACCTCCCCTGCTGCATCATCTCTAGTACTCCCTAATGTTGTGTGTTCACCCATGGCCTGAACCAGTATAAGTGATGTGTGGCCACCTGAAACAATTAAAGATAAAAATGGAAATGCAATATCTTTATGACATAAAAAATTAGCATATATATGTCCTTCAATATGATTGACACTAATTA
It encodes:
- the tsaD gene encoding tRNA (adenosine(37)-N6)-threonylcarbamoyltransferase complex transferase subunit TsaD, which produces KVLSNIVSSQIEIHKKYGGVVPEIASRQHMKHILISLSEALEKAKMTLDEIDGIAVVNGPGLKGSLLIGLSFAKAIAYAIKKPLISVNHIEGHIYANFLCHKDIAFPFLSLIVSGGHTSLILVQAMGEHTTLGSTRDDAAGEVFDKVAKYLNLCYPGGPVIEELSLKGKDDAIDFPRPLISASNFDFSFSGLKTAVIYYVNKVRKFDNKLPLEDICASFQKAVFDTLISKTLLAAKKYNIENIILGGGVTANECLRKLMLDAGKKNKLNIYFPSRELCTDNAAMIAVVGYFKLLKGFQDSFDIDVYT